Proteins found in one Triticum aestivum cultivar Chinese Spring chromosome 4D, IWGSC CS RefSeq v2.1, whole genome shotgun sequence genomic segment:
- the LOC123096194 gene encoding ankyrin repeat protein SKIP35, with protein MDVEGKMNLEIGSKDMEVESRNLKLEEPLPSSAMDMDEPGVAESGEVDDSNGSSKECPLTPRDSMASKVPVAKEPRSVSTDFGDELDLELGSGEPEPGRQQERKLSRQDRMELSQLFQHAVSSHDWECADGLLAKADAQGLNDVLCVAVDAIWFLSDKEELYAIVALIKRIVSAGANDFTRAALRTSFLASCVSACRGRTTSLADAVSFMGQKLHERLQESHGDEVLKAEASAKVHKFTEWALKCIGLHARVRASRGKGNHGTIIEVQLQLSAFKTFLDIADNDLTGKDFTEAFDAACFPLTLFSSTFDQGWAAGISAAAIQGLLELLVEGGADNVNQCFLEAARYGSTELVRILLQIAQRNSLDIDVDLALGFAAHYGKLETMGCLVEEGNTVAFLGPLMRAAERGCFQVVEWFVNRGCRDMELCLALTAATSSSQVEVAAYLLPLVPQLVLAPLSIEIVKAAGERSTGSLQGVDFLLRSDFLNDPAATYAVADSIARCADEAVDAKLRLFMLEQWSEEAFNKGFVSSQEHFVNITRIMQRGESPVVLRQLPLQLVIAMAYLPLYRECVGSGGRLLPQRLRGQLVEAAGRLEGRQLDRGTQQSELLAILEHHLPRFLVQT; from the exons ATGGACGTGGAGGGCAAGATGAATTTGGAG ATTGGATCCAAGGACATGGAGGTGGAGAGCAGGAACCTGAAGCTGGAGGAGCCACTGCCTTCCTCCGCGATGGACATGGACGAGCCTGGTGTTGCTGAGAGTGGCGAGGTGGATGACAGCAATGGCAGCTCCAAGGAGTGCCCCTTGACCCCCAGGGATTCCATGGCCTCCAAGGTTCCTGTGGCCAAAGAGCCGAGATCAGTCAGCACCGACTTTGGGGATGAGCTGGACCTTGAGCTTGGGAGTGGAGAGCCAGAGCCCGGCAGGCAGCAGGAGAGGAAGCTCTCAAGGCAAGACCGGATGGAGCTCAGCCAGTTGTTCCAGCATGCCGTGAGCTCTCATGATTGGGAGTGCGCTGATGGCTTGCTGGCCAAAGCTGATGCACAGGGACTCAATGATGTGCTCTGCGTGGCGGTCGATGCCATTTGGTTCTTGAGCGACAAGGAGGAGCTGTATGCCATCGTCGCCTTGATCAAGAGGATTGTGTCGGCGGGTGCGAATGATTTCACACGCGCCGCGCTCCGGACATCGTTCCTGGCATCGTGTGTGTCGGCATGCAGGGGGCGGACGACCAGCCTCGCCGATGCCGTGAGCTTCATGGGTCAAAA GTTGCATGAACGCCTCCAAGAATCCCATGGCGATGAGGTATTGAAGGCAGAGGCAAGTGCAAAGGTACATAAGTTCACAGAATGGGCTCTGAAGTGCATTGGATTACACGCCCGTGTGCGGGCGAGTAGGGGCAAAGGAAACCATGGCACAATCATTGAGGTTCAGCTTCAGCTATCTGCTTTCAAGACATTTCTGGATATTGCTGATAATGATCTTACCGGGAAAGATTTCACTGAGGCCTTTGATGCTGCATGCTTTCCTCTTACACTGTTCTCAAGCACCTTTGACCAAGGATGGGCAGCAGGGATCTCGGCAGCTGCTATACAAGGTCTGTTAGAGCTGTTGGTAGAGGGTGGCGCAGACAATGTGAACCAATGCTTTCTTGAAGCTGCACGCTATGGAAGCACTGAACTCGTCCGCATCTTACTTCAG ATTGCTCAAAGGAACAGCTTGGACATTGATGTGGATCTAGCCCTTGGTTTTGCTGCCCACTACGGGAAACTCGAAACCATGGGGTGCTTAGTTGAGGAAGGTAATACTGTCGCCTTCCTTGGCCCTTTAATGCGGGCAGCTGAGCGTGGATGCTTTCAAGTTGTGGAATGGTTTGTGAACCGTGGCTGTCGGGACATGGAGCTTTGCCTGGCCCTTACTGCTGCCACCTCTAGTAGCCAGGTTGAAGTTGCTGCCTATCTCCTGCCTCTAGTCCCCCAACTTGTTCTTGCCCCACTCAGCATCGAGATTGTGAAGGCTGCTGGCGAGAGGAGCACAGGTTCCCTCCAAGGTGTGGATTTTCTTCTCCGGTCGGACTTCCTCAATGACCCAGCCGCCACATATGCTGTAGCAGACAGCATAGCAAGATGCGCTGATGAGGCTGTAGATGCCAAGCTTAGGCTGTTCATGCTCGAGCAGTGGTCAGAGGAAGCCTTCAACAAGGGATTCGTGTCTTCACAAGAGCACTTTGTCAACATTACAAGGATAATGCAAAGGGGTGAGTCGCCGGTCGTCCTGAGACAGCTCCCGCTTCAGCTGGTGATCGCCATGGCCTACCTGCCACTGTACAGGGAATGCGTCGGGTCAGGTGGGCGGCTTCTGCCGCAGAGGCTAAGAGGCCAGCTCGTGGAGGCTGCAGGCAGGCTGGAGGGCCGGCAACTGGACAGGGGCACCCAGCAAAGCGAGCTGCTGGCCATCCTGGAGCACCACCTCCCGCGTTTTCTCGTTCAGACTTGA